Proteins from one Flavobacterium sp. N2038 genomic window:
- a CDS encoding putative glycoside hydrolase: MKLPKLLLFLLAFSIFSCAKKEEQTTFKFGVWTTADAKKSDADYTKEFKKYKDGGIDEVLINTSTDPKLLARLVPLAKKEGLKVHAWIMAMNRPGDSIALQHPDWYQVSKEGKSCFDNRPYVDYYQWLCPTRKESREHVLALVEGLAKVEGIESVHLDYIRFPDIFLPISLLPKYNLVQDVELPQFDFCYCDECVKAFEKIHHKNPKESHNTSIDMEWKNFRLNAIQTVVNDAYDIAHKHNKKLTAAVFPYPEMADHMVRQRWDKWNIDQVYPMIYHSFYDEEIDWVGYATKQGVADLKDKQTKINTGIYVPGLKNDAELKEAILLAKENGAIGVSFFDGNALSASNFKTIKETKASLK; this comes from the coding sequence ATGAAACTACCAAAACTATTACTTTTTTTATTGGCTTTCAGTATCTTTTCATGTGCCAAAAAAGAAGAACAAACCACCTTTAAATTTGGTGTCTGGACAACTGCAGATGCTAAAAAATCAGATGCAGATTACACAAAAGAATTTAAAAAATACAAAGACGGTGGAATCGATGAGGTTCTAATTAATACTTCTACAGACCCTAAACTTTTGGCAAGATTAGTGCCTTTGGCAAAAAAAGAAGGCTTAAAAGTACACGCCTGGATTATGGCAATGAACAGACCGGGAGATTCTATTGCACTTCAGCATCCGGATTGGTATCAGGTAAGTAAAGAAGGAAAATCATGTTTTGACAACCGCCCTTATGTAGATTACTACCAATGGTTATGCCCAACCCGAAAAGAATCCAGAGAACACGTTTTAGCTTTGGTTGAAGGACTGGCAAAAGTAGAAGGAATCGAAAGCGTGCACCTAGATTACATTCGTTTCCCGGATATTTTCCTGCCAATTAGTTTACTTCCAAAATACAATTTGGTTCAGGATGTAGAATTACCACAATTTGATTTCTGTTATTGTGATGAATGCGTTAAAGCATTTGAAAAAATACACCACAAAAATCCAAAAGAAAGCCATAACACTTCAATTGATATGGAGTGGAAAAACTTCAGGTTAAATGCCATTCAGACAGTAGTGAACGATGCTTATGATATCGCACACAAACACAATAAAAAATTAACAGCGGCGGTATTTCCTTACCCTGAAATGGCAGATCATATGGTGCGCCAGCGTTGGGATAAATGGAATATCGATCAGGTATATCCAATGATTTACCACAGCTTTTACGATGAAGAAATTGACTGGGTTGGATATGCTACCAAGCAAGGTGTTGCCGATTTAAAAGATAAACAAACAAAAATCAACACCGGAATTTATGTTCCCGGATTAAAGAATGACGCAGAACTAAAAGAAGCTATTTTATTAGCTAAAGAAAACGGAGCAATCGGAGTTTCTTTTTTCGATGGAAACGCTTTGTCTGCCAGTAATTTTAAAACCATCAAAGAAACAAAAGCCAGTTTAAAATAA